The Cygnus atratus isolate AKBS03 ecotype Queensland, Australia chromosome 2, CAtr_DNAZoo_HiC_assembly, whole genome shotgun sequence genome window below encodes:
- the MSANTD3 gene encoding myb/SANT-like DNA-binding domain-containing protein 3 isoform X1, translated as MQNEIIKPAKYFSEVEKSVLLALVEKYKYVLECKKSDARTIALKQRTWQALAHEYNSQPSVSLRDFKQLKKCWENIKARTKKIMAHERREKVKRSISPLINTHIIGKEKIASIMPEQMYFLQSPPEEDSEYHPDASSQESFVISSRELCEEEKELVHFPVCEGTSQPEPSCSDVRIAADKNYRSKASQESALKKMHEEEHHQQMSILQLQLIQMNEVHVAKIQQIERECEMAEEEHRIKMEVLNKKKMYWERKLQTITKEWPVSSFNRPFPNSP; from the exons atgcaaaacGAAATAATAAAGCCTGCTAAATACTTCTCAGAAGTGGAGAAGAGTGTGCTGCTTGCATTGGTTGAAAAGTACAAATATGTACTTGAGTGtaaaaaaagtgatgcaagaACTATTGCCCTGAAACAACGCACCTGGCAAGCTCTAGCTCATGAGTATAATTCGCAGCCCAGTGTATCACTGCGAGACTTCAAACAGTTAAAGAAATGCTGGGAGAATATCAAGGCACGGACAAAAAAGATAATGGCACATGAAAGACGGGAGAAGGTAAAAAGAAGTATTAGTCCACTTATAAATACTCACATCATAGGGAAGGAGAAGATTGCCAGCATAATGCCTGAGCAAATGTACTTTTTGCAGAGCCCACCAGAAGAAGATTCGGAATATCACCCTGATGCTTCTAGTCAAG agtCATTTGTCATCTCAAGTAGAGAACTTtgtgaggaagagaaagagctgGTACATTTCCCAGTGTGTGAAGGTACCTCCCAACCTGAGCCTTCATGTTCTGACGTCAGAATAGCAGCGGATAAGAACTACAGAAGTAAAGCGTCGCAGGAAAGTGCTCTGAAAAAGATGCATGAGGAAGAGCATCATCAGCAAATGTCAATTTTGCAACTGCAGTTAATCCAAATGAATGAAGTTCACGTggcaaaaatacagcaaatagaAAGAGAATGTGAGATGGCTGAAGAGGAACACAGGATAAAAATGGAAGtgctaaataaaaagaaaatgtattggGAGAGAAAACTGCAGACCATCACAAAAGAATGGCCTGTATCATCCTTTAACAGACCCTTTCCTAATTCACCATAG
- the MSANTD3 gene encoding myb/SANT-like DNA-binding domain-containing protein 3 isoform X2 translates to MQNEIIKPAKYFSEVEKSVLLALVEKYKYVLECKKSDARTIALKQRTWQALAHEYNSQPSVSLRDFKQLKKCWENIKARTKKIMAHERREKSPPEEDSEYHPDASSQESFVISSRELCEEEKELVHFPVCEGTSQPEPSCSDVRIAADKNYRSKASQESALKKMHEEEHHQQMSILQLQLIQMNEVHVAKIQQIERECEMAEEEHRIKMEVLNKKKMYWERKLQTITKEWPVSSFNRPFPNSP, encoded by the exons atgcaaaacGAAATAATAAAGCCTGCTAAATACTTCTCAGAAGTGGAGAAGAGTGTGCTGCTTGCATTGGTTGAAAAGTACAAATATGTACTTGAGTGtaaaaaaagtgatgcaagaACTATTGCCCTGAAACAACGCACCTGGCAAGCTCTAGCTCATGAGTATAATTCGCAGCCCAGTGTATCACTGCGAGACTTCAAACAGTTAAAGAAATGCTGGGAGAATATCAAGGCACGGACAAAAAAGATAATGGCACATGAAAGACGGGAGAAG AGCCCACCAGAAGAAGATTCGGAATATCACCCTGATGCTTCTAGTCAAG agtCATTTGTCATCTCAAGTAGAGAACTTtgtgaggaagagaaagagctgGTACATTTCCCAGTGTGTGAAGGTACCTCCCAACCTGAGCCTTCATGTTCTGACGTCAGAATAGCAGCGGATAAGAACTACAGAAGTAAAGCGTCGCAGGAAAGTGCTCTGAAAAAGATGCATGAGGAAGAGCATCATCAGCAAATGTCAATTTTGCAACTGCAGTTAATCCAAATGAATGAAGTTCACGTggcaaaaatacagcaaatagaAAGAGAATGTGAGATGGCTGAAGAGGAACACAGGATAAAAATGGAAGtgctaaataaaaagaaaatgtattggGAGAGAAAACTGCAGACCATCACAAAAGAATGGCCTGTATCATCCTTTAACAGACCCTTTCCTAATTCACCATAG